Proteins from one Hemiscyllium ocellatum isolate sHemOce1 chromosome 30, sHemOce1.pat.X.cur, whole genome shotgun sequence genomic window:
- the cited4b gene encoding cbp/p300-interacting transactivator 4b: MAEHMMVSMNPGRFPDATNGLQTYRMGINGLQNPQHPQPGLRRDHPSAPLLHYGGASIDSNGSMRGRPGVGNLAGQMTHHPMSTSVMYSSQQQQQQQQFLGTLSPQQLMATMHLQKLNNQYHGHPLIGMNNGMVNSSQQYRGPMNPTPLPGIPHVAAPSLSLNVMDTDLIDEDVLTSLVLELGLDRIQELPELWLGQNEFDFISDFVNKQQPSTVSC; encoded by the coding sequence ATGGCGGAACACATGATGGTGTCAATGAATCCCGGGCGGTTTCCTGATGCTACCAACGGACTCCAGACTTACCGCATGGGGATAAACGGGCTGCAGAACCCGCAACACCCGCAACCTGGATTAAGGCGAGACCACCCCAGCGCCCCGCTCCTGCACTACGGAGGGGCTAGCATAGACTCGAACGGGAGTATGAGAGGTCGCCCTGGGGTGGGAAACCTAGCCGGACAGATGACCCACCACCCAATGTCCACCAGCGTGATGTACAGcagccagcagcagcagcagcaacaacagttTCTGGGGACTCTAAGCCCTCAACAGCTCATGGCTACAATGCACTTACAAAAACTGAACAACCAATACCACGGTCACCCGCTGATTGGGATGAACAACGGGATGGTGAACAGCAGCCAGCAGTACCGGGGTCCCATGAACCCGACCCCTCTGCCTGGGATCCCACACGTCGCTGCCCCTTCCCTCTCCTTGAACGTTATGGACACCGACCTCATTGACGAGGACGTTTTAACATCGCTGGTGTTGGAGCTCGGCTTGGATCGCATTCAGGAGCTCCCGGAACTCTGGCTGGGACAGAACGAGTTCGATTTCATTTCAGACTTTGTCAATAAACAGCAGCCCAGCACCGTGAGCTGTTGA